The Xanthomonas sontii genome contains a region encoding:
- a CDS encoding sterol desaturase family protein, which produces MPVIALVSSIAHAWSTLVDLVASHAVAPLLAALHLTGLSDDPHDIAASLLVAALQLSIIGVLFRPLESLWPAERWEHRRLARIDFHYTWLMLIGVFPLFSFLILTPVVNALGGADPNAAAAPETGLRHAWPWLDRHPLALFALYYLAYDFTYYWMHRVQHWMPWWWAMHSMHHSQRQLSCWANDRSNYLDGMLQSFVLAAVGIAFGIEADEFAWLMLLGELVQNLSHANTRFGFGPVLDKLLVDPPFHRLHHMRVDPERPGLHNCNFGQVFAFWDVLFGTALYGEPVRPTGVGDPMVDRDNELGLVALQWEGLKRFWGAVRRRSGWTPGEVAFGEDYAPIPVDHAGLPLHVEPPAAAASTPASNG; this is translated from the coding sequence ATGCCTGTCATCGCCCTGGTCTCGTCCATTGCCCACGCCTGGTCCACGCTGGTCGACCTGGTCGCCAGCCACGCGGTGGCGCCGCTGCTGGCGGCGCTGCACCTGACCGGGCTCAGCGACGATCCGCACGACATCGCCGCCTCGTTGCTGGTGGCGGCATTGCAACTGTCCATCATCGGCGTGCTGTTCCGGCCGCTGGAGAGCCTGTGGCCGGCCGAGCGCTGGGAACATCGGCGGCTGGCGCGGATCGACTTCCACTACACCTGGCTGATGTTGATCGGGGTGTTCCCGCTGTTCTCGTTCCTGATCCTGACCCCGGTGGTGAACGCGCTGGGCGGCGCCGACCCCAACGCCGCGGCGGCGCCGGAGACCGGCCTGCGCCATGCCTGGCCGTGGTTGGACCGGCATCCGCTGGCGCTGTTCGCGCTGTACTACCTCGCCTACGACTTCACCTACTACTGGATGCACCGGGTGCAGCACTGGATGCCGTGGTGGTGGGCGATGCACAGCATGCACCACAGCCAGCGCCAGCTCAGCTGCTGGGCCAACGACCGCAGCAACTACCTGGACGGCATGCTGCAATCGTTCGTGCTGGCCGCGGTGGGCATCGCCTTCGGCATCGAGGCCGACGAGTTCGCCTGGCTGATGCTGCTCGGCGAGCTGGTGCAGAACCTGTCGCACGCCAACACCCGTTTCGGCTTCGGCCCGGTGCTCGACAAACTCCTGGTCGATCCACCGTTCCATCGCCTGCACCACATGCGCGTGGATCCGGAGCGGCCCGGCCTGCACAACTGCAACTTCGGCCAGGTGTTCGCGTTCTGGGACGTGCTGTTCGGCACCGCGCTGTACGGCGAGCCGGTGCGGCCGACCGGCGTGGGCGACCCGATGGTGGACCGCGACAACGAGCTGGGCCTGGTGGCGCTGCAGTGGGAAGGGCTCAAGCGCTTCTGGGGCGCGGTGCGACGCCGCTCAGGGTGGACGCCGGGCGAAGTGGCGTTCGGCGAGGACTATGCGCCGATTCCGGTGGATCATGCTGGTTTGCCACTGCATGTCGAGCCGCCTGCGGCTGCGGCTTCTACGCCGGCGTCGAATGGTTGA
- a CDS encoding IS5 family transposase (programmed frameshift), whose translation MSKTITSRPSRYELTQSQWERIEDLLSGKASDPGRTAADNRTFVNGVLWVLRSGARWSDLPPRYGAYKSVHKRFTRWAAKGVWERIFQSLTRARDNEYLMIDSSIVRAHAQAATGKRGASDSALGRSRGGLSTKIHLAVDSQGRPVRVVLTGGQRNDITQARALLAGFKPKYVLADKGYDSRELVALIRSRGAKAVIPPRSCQRPRRYDKARYRLRNRIERCFAKLKQFRRIATRFDRKPTHFLAFLYLASIPMWLK comes from the exons ATGTCGAAGACCATCACGTCGCGGCCCAGCCGCTATGAATTGACCCAGAGCCAATGGGAGCGGATCGAAGACTTGCTTTCAGGCAAAGCCAGTGACCCGGGCCGCACAGCAGCCGACAACCGCACTTTCGTCAATGGCGTGCTGTGGGTGTTGCGCTCCGGCGCACGCTGGAGTGATCTGCCGCCGCGCTACGGGGCCTACAAAAGCGTGCACAAACGCTTTACCCGTTGGGCCGCCAAGGGCGTCTGGGAGCGGATTTTCCAGAGCCTGACTCGGGCTCGAGACAACGAGTACCTGATGATTGATAGCAGCATCGTCCGGGCGCATGCACAGGCGGCGACCG GGAAAAGGGGGGCTTCGGACTCGGCTCTGGGGCGCTCCCGAGGAGGCCTGAGCACAAAGATCCACTTGGCCGTGGATAGCCAGGGCCGGCCGGTGCGGGTCGTGCTGACAGGTGGGCAGCGTAACGACATCACGCAAGCGCGCGCCTTGTTGGCCGGGTTCAAGCCGAAATATGTGCTGGCCGACAAGGGCTATGACAGTCGGGAACTGGTGGCGTTGATCAGGTCACGAGGCGCCAAGGCGGTGATCCCTCCACGCAGTTGCCAGCGGCCGCGCCGCTACGACAAAGCACGCTACCGGTTACGCAATCGCATCGAACGTTGCTTCGCCAAGCTCAAGCAGTTCCGCCGTATCGCCACGCGCTTCGATCGCAAGCCAACGCATTTCTTGGCTTTCCTGTATCTGGCCTCTATCCCAATGTGGCTGAAATGA
- a CDS encoding IucA/IucC family protein — protein sequence MSQDADRRYIDLRVIDACLREDLRGIVSRGAAATPPPAVLAAWAQAPLPADAIWWRIAHLPDGELWLPLRRAGYLQTVSACSDGWVLHTGQHSVCESGAAQWLARLGAGLDAETQALHRAYVEEAECAVRQRALARQAYAQQRPLLATALDAADAHERAYRCEQLASHRDHPFYPSARAKLGLDDADLPRYAPEFGPSFALRWLALPIAQVTQTTPPPAFWPRPSMLGLDPALDADHVAWPLHPLIFARLGEDGFALPDGAIAAPQPWLQVRPSLSLRTVIPLAFPDHHLKLPVPMRTLGALNLRLIKPSTLYDGHWFERVLCDLAAHDPALGERYLHVDEAHAGHVGETRHLSYLLRRYPALPEATLVPVAGLCATLPDGRPLAAHLADRFHGGDLTAWWDSYLALMCQVHLRLWLRYGIALEANQQNSVLIYAAGRAPRLLMKDNDAARVLLPRLYAQRPALAALGTPRDARIVVQDDAALARMFCTIILQLDLQAVLEGLAEWQPGLRAPLYALLRARLHGTLRALREDGIDTAPAQALLDAPTLPVKYLLSAGSLLGKQITGAADINKFYGDSAPNLLREDALTARAVAAGAAR from the coding sequence ATGAGCCAGGACGCCGACCGCCGCTACATCGACCTGCGCGTGATCGACGCCTGCCTGCGCGAAGACCTGCGCGGCATCGTCAGCCGCGGCGCCGCGGCCACGCCGCCGCCGGCGGTGCTCGCCGCCTGGGCGCAGGCGCCGCTGCCCGCGGACGCCATCTGGTGGCGCATCGCGCACCTGCCCGACGGCGAACTGTGGCTGCCGCTGCGCCGCGCCGGCTACCTGCAGACCGTGAGCGCCTGCAGCGACGGCTGGGTCCTGCACACCGGGCAGCACAGTGTCTGCGAATCCGGCGCCGCGCAGTGGCTGGCGCGACTGGGTGCCGGGCTCGACGCGGAGACCCAGGCCTTGCACCGCGCCTATGTCGAGGAAGCCGAGTGCGCGGTACGCCAGCGCGCGCTCGCGCGGCAGGCCTACGCGCAGCAACGGCCGCTGCTGGCCACCGCGCTGGACGCCGCCGATGCGCACGAGCGCGCCTACCGCTGCGAACAACTGGCCAGCCACCGCGACCATCCGTTCTATCCCAGCGCACGCGCCAAGCTTGGCCTGGACGATGCCGACCTGCCGCGCTACGCACCGGAGTTCGGCCCCAGCTTCGCGCTGCGCTGGCTGGCGCTGCCAATCGCGCAGGTCACCCAGACCACGCCGCCGCCGGCGTTCTGGCCGCGCCCGAGCATGCTCGGCCTGGACCCGGCGCTGGACGCCGACCATGTCGCCTGGCCGCTGCACCCGCTGATCTTCGCGAGGCTGGGCGAGGACGGCTTCGCCCTGCCGGACGGCGCGATCGCCGCGCCGCAGCCGTGGCTGCAGGTGCGCCCGTCGCTGTCGCTGCGCACGGTGATTCCGCTGGCGTTTCCGGATCATCATCTGAAGCTGCCGGTGCCGATGCGCACGCTCGGCGCGCTCAACCTGCGCCTGATCAAACCGTCCACGCTGTACGACGGTCACTGGTTCGAACGCGTGCTGTGCGACCTGGCCGCGCACGATCCGGCGCTGGGCGAACGCTACCTGCACGTGGACGAGGCGCATGCCGGCCATGTCGGCGAGACACGCCACCTGTCCTACCTGCTGCGCCGCTATCCGGCGTTGCCGGAGGCGACCCTGGTACCGGTGGCCGGCCTGTGCGCGACGCTGCCCGATGGCCGACCGCTGGCCGCGCACCTGGCCGACCGCTTCCATGGCGGCGACCTCACCGCCTGGTGGGACAGCTACCTGGCGCTGATGTGCCAGGTGCACCTGCGGCTGTGGCTGCGCTACGGCATCGCGCTGGAGGCCAACCAGCAGAACAGCGTGCTGATCTACGCCGCCGGCCGCGCGCCGCGGCTGCTGATGAAGGACAACGACGCGGCGCGGGTGCTGCTGCCGCGGCTGTACGCGCAACGGCCGGCGCTGGCCGCGCTGGGCACCCCGCGCGACGCGCGTATCGTGGTGCAGGACGACGCCGCGCTGGCGCGGATGTTCTGCACCATCATCCTGCAACTGGATCTGCAGGCGGTGCTGGAAGGGCTGGCGGAATGGCAGCCGGGACTGCGCGCCCCGCTGTACGCACTGCTGCGCGCGCGCCTGCACGGCACCCTGCGCGCGCTGCGTGAGGACGGCATCGACACCGCCCCGGCGCAGGCGCTGCTGGACGCGCCCACGCTTCCGGTGAAGTACCTGCTCAGCGCCGGCAGCCTGCTCGGCAAGCAGATCACCGGCGCGGCGGACATCAACAAGTTCTACGGCGACAGCGCGCCCAACCTGCTGCGCGAGGATGCGCTGACGGCGCGCGCGGTCGCGGCCGGGGCGGCGCGATGA
- a CDS encoding acetyl-CoA carboxylase biotin carboxylase subunit family protein has translation MTSHDAPLLLLSHVCHPAVTDGFLPAAQRLGVPVLLLTDHRHAHLEHFRRHPPAAPVQVLECDVFNPLGVLDLLGSLPQPPRAVFSNSDHLQTSAAVVAAALGVPGKDWQVCYAAKNKAAMRQRLRALGLPTPWFCSLAPGAMPPAQAPWPLIAKPREGVASLDVRHCADAAALQAYLDDFWQRHPQRSVLLESVLEGPLFTLETLGDGRTLQPIGGFDVQLSAPPHFVECEARWRSAIDTPVLQQALAQLQAFGIGFGVCHSEFILTADGPVLVEINYRSIGDGREFLLDHLFGGHWFDSVLGLHLGRPLPTLQARRAQALVRYYVAEHDGTLAVASADHASSDAHWEARYRRLRQPGDAIRLSHSNKDYLGVLDVLADTASDLQQALARTEASLHWRIDTATGVAA, from the coding sequence ATGACCTCGCACGACGCTCCCCTGCTGCTCCTCAGCCACGTCTGCCACCCGGCGGTGACCGATGGCTTCCTCCCCGCCGCGCAGCGCCTGGGCGTGCCGGTGCTGCTGCTGACCGACCACCGCCACGCCCACCTCGAGCACTTCCGCCGCCATCCGCCCGCCGCACCGGTGCAGGTGCTGGAGTGCGACGTGTTCAATCCGCTGGGCGTGCTCGACCTGCTCGGCAGCCTGCCGCAGCCGCCGCGCGCGGTGTTCAGCAACAGCGATCACCTGCAGACCAGCGCCGCCGTGGTCGCCGCCGCGCTCGGCGTGCCCGGCAAGGACTGGCAGGTCTGCTACGCGGCCAAGAACAAGGCGGCGATGCGCCAGCGGCTGCGCGCGCTCGGCCTGCCGACGCCATGGTTCTGCAGCCTGGCGCCGGGCGCGATGCCGCCGGCGCAGGCGCCGTGGCCGCTGATCGCCAAGCCGCGCGAAGGCGTGGCCAGCCTGGACGTGCGCCACTGCGCCGACGCGGCGGCGCTGCAGGCCTACCTCGATGATTTCTGGCAGCGCCACCCGCAGCGCAGCGTGCTGCTGGAGAGCGTGCTGGAGGGTCCGCTGTTCACCCTGGAAACGCTCGGCGACGGGCGCACCCTGCAGCCGATCGGCGGCTTCGACGTGCAACTGTCGGCGCCACCGCATTTCGTCGAATGCGAGGCGCGCTGGCGCAGCGCCATCGACACCCCGGTGCTGCAGCAGGCACTGGCGCAATTGCAGGCGTTCGGCATCGGCTTCGGCGTGTGCCACAGCGAGTTCATCCTCACCGCCGACGGCCCGGTGCTGGTGGAGATCAACTACCGCAGCATCGGCGACGGCCGCGAATTCCTGCTCGATCACCTGTTCGGCGGACACTGGTTCGACAGTGTGCTCGGCCTGCACCTGGGCCGGCCGCTGCCGACGCTGCAGGCGCGCCGCGCGCAGGCGCTGGTGCGCTACTACGTGGCCGAGCACGACGGCACGCTGGCGGTGGCCAGTGCCGACCACGCCAGCAGCGATGCGCACTGGGAAGCGCGCTACCGGCGCCTGCGGCAACCCGGCGACGCCATCCGCCTGAGCCACTCCAACAAGGATTACCTGGGCGTGCTGGACGTGCTCGCCGACACCGCGTCGGACCTGCAGCAGGCGCTGGCCCGCACCGAGGCGTCGCTGCACTGGCGCATCGACACCGCCACCGGAGTGGCGGCATGA
- a CDS encoding MFS transporter, with protein MKRLLGPVLAAHYLAAFTALGMPLFLPQVLQQLAPGAAIGWSGVLYVLPTLCTALTASTWGRLADRYGRKRSLLRAQLGLALGFLMAGFAPNLGWLVVGLVVQGACGGSLAATNAYLSSQAQRGSLARALDWTQFSARLAMVTAPALLGLATALGPAQSLYRYLALLPLLAFALSWRLPADPPRAPAAVASTPAMPQADAAQRRQRWALWTTQFLFCFAMVVTFPYFLPYAQAHGIGSSAVAGLLYSLPHLVYLVLMPCWRGRDHRMSPLPAGLALFALACLLQMAPPAPGWLIAARLLFGLGMWMALRGLNRSLAEVAGGRGAGQLFGRFDAAGKYAGVAGGALAGALVQGHGLAVPFLAAAAAALLALLPALMLTSVRRTVHVPVADA; from the coding sequence ATGAAGCGCCTCCTCGGCCCGGTGCTGGCCGCGCATTATCTGGCCGCCTTCACCGCGCTGGGCATGCCGCTGTTCCTGCCGCAGGTGCTGCAGCAGCTCGCGCCGGGTGCGGCGATCGGCTGGAGCGGCGTGCTGTACGTGCTGCCGACGCTGTGCACTGCGCTCACCGCCAGCACCTGGGGCCGGCTGGCCGACCGCTATGGACGCAAGCGCTCGCTGCTGCGCGCGCAACTCGGCCTGGCGCTTGGCTTCCTCATGGCCGGCTTCGCGCCGAACCTGGGCTGGCTGGTCGTCGGCTTGGTCGTGCAAGGCGCCTGCGGCGGCTCGCTGGCCGCGACCAACGCCTATCTCAGCAGCCAGGCGCAGCGTGGCTCGCTGGCGCGGGCGCTGGACTGGACCCAGTTCTCGGCACGCCTGGCGATGGTCACCGCACCGGCGCTGCTCGGCCTGGCCACCGCGCTGGGGCCGGCGCAGTCGCTGTACCGCTACCTGGCGCTGCTGCCGCTGCTGGCCTTCGCGCTGAGCTGGCGGTTGCCGGCCGATCCGCCGCGCGCGCCGGCGGCAGTCGCATCCACACCCGCGATGCCGCAGGCGGATGCGGCGCAGCGCCGCCAGCGCTGGGCGCTGTGGACCACGCAGTTCCTGTTCTGTTTCGCGATGGTGGTGACCTTTCCCTACTTCCTGCCGTATGCGCAAGCGCACGGCATCGGCAGCAGCGCGGTCGCCGGCCTGCTGTACAGCCTGCCGCACCTGGTCTACCTGGTGCTGATGCCGTGCTGGCGCGGTCGCGACCACCGCATGTCGCCGCTGCCGGCGGGGCTGGCGCTGTTCGCACTGGCCTGCCTGCTGCAGATGGCGCCGCCGGCGCCCGGCTGGTTGATCGCCGCGCGGCTGCTGTTCGGCCTGGGCATGTGGATGGCGCTGCGCGGCCTCAACCGCAGCCTGGCCGAGGTTGCCGGCGGGCGCGGCGCGGGTCAGTTGTTCGGCCGCTTCGATGCCGCCGGCAAGTACGCCGGCGTCGCCGGCGGCGCCCTCGCCGGTGCCCTGGTGCAAGGCCATGGCCTGGCCGTTCCCTTCCTCGCCGCCGCCGCGGCCGCCCTGCTGGCGCTGCTGCCGGCCCTGATGCTCACGTCCGTTCGGAGAACCGTCCATGTCCCCGTTGCCGATGCATGA
- a CDS encoding type III PLP-dependent enzyme, producing MSLRIDPAPLHAALAQLRTQADGPVCAYVYDLAALQAHAAMLRAHLPAECELFYAAKANAEPPVLRTLAPWVDGFEAASGGELQWLHTHQPGRRLLFGGPGKLDTELQLAASLPDCSVHVESLGELQRLARITASRTGPLSVFLRLNIVVPGMQDTRLVMGGRPSPFGLDVDDLDAAMQVLRGASGLRLDGFHFHLLSHQRDAQLQLRLIAHYLQTVQGWRQAYALGPLTVNAGGGFGVDYADPAASFDWAAFCAGLPALLRTHGQGLRLRLEPGRYVSVACGWYLMEVLDIKRSHGAQFAVGRGGTHHFRTPAAQGHDHPFLVLRGTQPPVLRDARVTLVGQLCTPKDVLARDQPVAALAPGDFLAFPLAGAYAWNISHQQFLMHPPPQMLFLDGPAQAADALPQRRIADSAAAAS from the coding sequence ATGAGCCTGCGCATCGATCCCGCACCACTGCACGCGGCGCTGGCGCAGTTGCGCACGCAGGCCGACGGCCCGGTCTGCGCCTACGTCTACGACCTGGCCGCGCTGCAGGCGCATGCGGCGATGCTGCGCGCGCACCTGCCGGCCGAGTGCGAGCTGTTCTATGCGGCCAAGGCCAACGCCGAGCCCCCCGTGCTGCGCACGCTGGCACCGTGGGTGGACGGTTTCGAGGCGGCCTCCGGCGGCGAACTGCAATGGCTGCACACGCACCAGCCGGGCCGTCGACTGCTGTTCGGTGGCCCCGGCAAGCTCGATACCGAACTGCAGCTGGCCGCCAGCCTGCCCGACTGCAGCGTGCACGTGGAAAGCCTGGGCGAGCTGCAGCGACTGGCGCGCATCACCGCGTCGCGCACAGGCCCGTTGTCGGTGTTCCTGCGCCTGAACATCGTGGTGCCGGGCATGCAGGACACGCGCCTGGTGATGGGCGGGCGACCCTCGCCGTTCGGCCTGGACGTGGACGACCTGGATGCCGCGATGCAGGTGCTGCGCGGCGCGAGCGGGCTGCGCCTGGACGGCTTCCACTTCCACCTGCTGTCGCACCAGCGCGATGCGCAGCTGCAGTTGCGGCTGATCGCGCACTACCTGCAGACCGTGCAGGGCTGGCGCCAGGCCTACGCGCTGGGCCCACTGACGGTGAATGCCGGCGGCGGCTTCGGCGTGGACTACGCCGATCCGGCGGCCTCGTTCGACTGGGCCGCGTTCTGCGCGGGGTTGCCGGCGCTGCTGCGCACGCACGGCCAAGGTCTGCGCCTGCGCCTGGAGCCGGGCCGCTATGTCAGCGTCGCCTGCGGCTGGTACCTGATGGAGGTGCTGGACATCAAGCGCAGCCATGGCGCGCAGTTCGCCGTCGGCCGCGGCGGCACCCATCATTTCCGCACGCCTGCCGCGCAAGGCCACGACCATCCGTTCCTGGTGCTGCGCGGCACCCAGCCGCCGGTGCTGCGCGATGCGCGGGTGACCCTGGTCGGGCAACTGTGCACGCCCAAGGACGTACTGGCCCGCGACCAGCCGGTGGCCGCACTGGCGCCGGGCGACTTCCTGGCGTTCCCGCTGGCCGGCGCCTACGCCTGGAACATCTCGCACCAGCAGTTCCTGATGCATCCACCGCCACAGATGCTGTTCCTCGACGGGCCGGCGCAGGCCGCCGACGCCTTGCCGCAGCGCCGCATTGCCGACTCGGCCGCCGCCGCGTCATGA
- a CDS encoding IucA/IucC family siderophore biosynthesis protein: protein MSPLPMHDPWYDSLAQAQAITCWLNCYLREVALGRGLADFDYRGLDRPGIAAAGERWLRLRLPSGATLCVRLAHADGLGRCRFASAPYLKADGRPWHCLDAEALVRLLLQELSEGEHAPNLELLAQSANSIAITAQLLRQADAAQPTGETLIDAEQSMLWGHAFHPTPKSREGVPLEQVLACAPEARSAFPLFWFRIDPRLYRAQGDDVRATLAQAGGGADLYPCHPWEAERVLAHPLLRQAQARGWIEPLGERGLALRPTSSVRTLYHAELDHFLKLSVHVRLTNCVRKNAWYELESAVALTRLLAPDWQALAQRVPGFHVLLEPAATDLDFSALDADAQACRELGESFGVLYRQAIPAAQRARYRPQVAGALFTNDARGQPACAAALQTLAQRSGSSLEAATAAWFRAYARLLLDGVWSAWFGYGIVLEPHLQNTVIGCEDGLPTQVWIRDLEGTKLLPSRWPAARLPGMSETARQSLYYSAERGWNRIAYCALVNNLAEAIFHLADGHDRRERQLWQIVGDIARSWQQRHGTQPALQALLDGAPLPAKNNLRLRLLQRADRHADYSFLPNPIGSAALRQAAA, encoded by the coding sequence ATGTCCCCGTTGCCGATGCATGACCCGTGGTACGACAGCCTGGCGCAAGCGCAGGCGATCACCTGCTGGCTCAACTGCTACCTGCGCGAAGTCGCGCTCGGTCGCGGCCTGGCCGACTTCGACTATCGCGGCCTGGACCGGCCCGGCATCGCTGCCGCCGGCGAGCGCTGGCTGCGCCTGCGCCTGCCCTCCGGCGCCACGCTGTGCGTGCGCCTGGCGCATGCCGACGGCCTGGGCCGCTGCCGCTTCGCCTCGGCGCCCTACCTGAAGGCCGACGGCCGTCCGTGGCACTGCCTGGACGCAGAGGCGCTGGTGCGCCTGCTGCTGCAGGAACTCAGCGAAGGCGAGCACGCGCCCAACCTGGAACTGCTGGCGCAGAGCGCCAACAGCATCGCCATCACCGCGCAGTTGCTGCGCCAGGCCGACGCCGCCCAGCCCACCGGCGAGACGCTGATCGATGCCGAGCAGTCGATGCTGTGGGGCCACGCCTTCCATCCCACGCCCAAGAGCCGCGAAGGCGTGCCGCTGGAGCAGGTGCTGGCCTGCGCGCCGGAAGCGCGCAGCGCCTTCCCGCTGTTCTGGTTCCGCATCGATCCGCGCCTGTATCGCGCACAGGGCGATGACGTGCGCGCGACGCTGGCGCAGGCTGGCGGCGGCGCCGACCTGTACCCGTGCCATCCGTGGGAGGCCGAGCGCGTGCTGGCGCATCCGCTGCTGCGCCAGGCGCAGGCGCGCGGCTGGATCGAGCCGCTGGGCGAACGCGGCCTGGCGCTGCGCCCGACCTCGTCGGTGCGCACGCTCTACCACGCCGAGCTCGATCATTTCCTCAAGCTGTCGGTACACGTGCGCCTGACCAACTGCGTGCGCAAGAACGCCTGGTACGAACTGGAAAGCGCGGTGGCGCTGACCCGCCTGCTGGCGCCGGACTGGCAGGCGCTGGCACAGCGCGTGCCCGGCTTCCACGTGCTGCTGGAGCCGGCCGCCACCGATCTGGACTTCTCCGCGCTGGACGCCGATGCGCAGGCCTGCCGCGAGCTGGGCGAGAGCTTCGGCGTGCTGTACCGGCAGGCGATCCCGGCGGCGCAGCGGGCACGCTATCGCCCGCAGGTGGCCGGTGCGCTGTTCACCAACGATGCACGCGGCCAGCCGGCTTGCGCCGCCGCACTGCAGACGCTGGCGCAGCGCAGCGGCAGCAGCCTGGAGGCGGCCACCGCGGCCTGGTTCCGCGCCTATGCGCGACTTCTGCTGGATGGCGTGTGGAGCGCCTGGTTCGGCTACGGCATCGTGCTGGAGCCGCACCTGCAGAACACCGTGATCGGCTGCGAGGACGGCCTGCCGACACAGGTGTGGATCCGCGACCTCGAAGGCACCAAGCTGCTGCCGTCGCGCTGGCCGGCCGCACGCCTGCCGGGCATGTCCGAGACCGCGCGACAGTCGCTGTATTACAGCGCCGAACGCGGCTGGAACCGCATCGCCTACTGCGCGCTGGTCAACAACCTGGCCGAAGCAATCTTCCACCTCGCCGACGGCCACGACCGCCGCGAACGCCAGCTGTGGCAGATCGTCGGCGACATCGCGCGCAGCTGGCAGCAGCGCCACGGCACGCAACCGGCACTGCAGGCCCTGCTCGACGGCGCGCCGCTGCCGGCCAAAAACAACCTGCGCCTGCGCCTGCTGCAGCGTGCCGACCGCCATGCCGACTACAGCTTCCTGCCCAACCCGATCGGCAGCGCCGCGCTGCGGCAGGCGGCGGCATGA
- a CDS encoding PsiF family protein translates to MTRSARFAATCLLLSFTAAPLLAAAATKPQTAQQTLMAKCSAQNKGKKGDEYKSAQKACLSGGTAPAAGNASQQRMKDCNAQAATQKLQGDARKTFMSGCLKKQ, encoded by the coding sequence ATGACCCGTTCCGCCCGCTTCGCCGCCACCTGTCTGCTGCTGAGCTTCACCGCCGCCCCACTGCTGGCCGCCGCCGCGACCAAGCCGCAAACCGCACAACAGACCCTGATGGCCAAGTGCTCGGCCCAGAACAAGGGCAAGAAAGGCGATGAGTACAAGAGCGCGCAAAAGGCCTGCCTCAGCGGCGGCACCGCCCCGGCGGCGGGCAACGCCTCCCAGCAGCGGATGAAGGACTGCAACGCGCAAGCCGCGACGCAGAAACTGCAGGGCGACGCCCGCAAGACCTTCATGAGCGGTTGCCTCAAAAAACAGTGA